The Metabacillus schmidteae nucleotide sequence CTTTCACGAAGTCACGTACTTCTTTTGATGCCATTTTTACATCGATCATCGCATTCACATTCACTTCATTTAGCAATGTTGAATCCGTAACATAGTCAATGTTTCTAAGCGGTCTTAGTTCCTCTATGCTTATCCCGGATCCATGAACCTGGATATCGTAGCTAACATCGCCTTGAGCTAGCTCTAGTGATTTTTTAATATTGTCTGTGAAAAATGAAACCGCTAAAAATAAGACAATACTTATAACCAATGAAAACACAGTTGCTTGATATCTGCGTTTATTTCGTTTTAAGTTTTTAAGACCTATTTCAGCTTCTATCCCGAACAAACGGCGAACAAACTTAGACGTTTTCACTGCTTTTTGCGTTAATTTCACATCCTGCGTTTGACGAATTGCATCGATTGCTGACACTTTTGAAGCTCTTTTAGCAGGGTAAAACGTTGAGATGAAAATCGTTACGACAGAAACAATACAAGCGACCATTATAGAAGCTGGCGTCACAATGACCTCTAGATTTACCGATGTATTAAGTGCATCGTGTAGATACGCATTAATAAAGGCAAATGTGACCATCATACCACCAATTCCAGAAAGTAAGCCAAGAGGAATACTAATGGCTCCGATGATGAACCCTTCAAAAAATACAGAATTACGTTTTTGTTTTTTCGTAGCACCAACACTCGAGAGCATTCCCAAATGTCTAGAACGTTCAGAAACACTTATCGCAAATGCATTATAAATGAGTGCCACTGAACCAACAATAATAACAAGCATGATGATTCCCAAAAGTGTGAACAATGTGGTAAATAAGTTTTCATTTTTCGTTACGCCATAAAATCGAAGTAATTCCGTATTATAACTAATTGTTTCAATGTTTATATTATGTTGTTTAGCAAGTTCTTCCGCATGCTTAAATAGTGACCTTTTCACCTTTTTTACATCAACGACTGCATCTACTTTTTCATCATTGCTTACTACACTTTTATCGATATAGCTTATGATTGTATAGCCTGGTGCCCATGAAGGCTCCCATTTTGGTCGTTTAATCTTACCAACGATGGTAAAGGTTTCTGTTGATTGAATCTTGAGATCTTCCGCTACTCCATTTTCATCTATTGTTAAACCATACGATTGATCTAGTCCCTCTTCTTGATTGTTACTAACACGAGTTCCAATATCAAGAGTAAGCTTGTCACCAATTTCATACTTTACTTTCGCATTTTTTTCAATCTCATTAGAAATCACTACCTCGTTTTCAGCATGAGGTAGACGTCCTTCCGATACCTCAATCGGAAATTGCTTGAATGCAGTTGTGTCATATTTTTTTATAAACAAATAGGGCTTACTATCATTTTCAGAATCTGGTAAGTATGCATATCCAACGTCTTTTGATAGCATGATCTTTTCAGTTTCATGATCCTTTTCAATGGCTTTTAGTTGTTCTTTATTTACGTCCTTATATTTAACATGCCATTCACCATTTTGTGCGATATTCTCGCGAACCGTTAAGTTCAAAAACGATACACCTAGTGTTGCAACCGCTGTAATCATGGCAACCGATATGATTACACCTATAATGGTTACGAGTGTTCTTCGTTTATTTTCTTTAAGATGTCGAATCGTAAGTTTGTTGATAATGTTCATGGACGGATCACCTCATCCTTAGCAACCCTTCCATCTTCAATGGAAATGACACGATCCGCTTGTAGAGCAATACGTTCATCATGTGTAATAACGATCAGTGTCTGGTTAAACGTTTTATTGAACATTTTTAAAAGCTCAATAATCTCCGCACTGTTCTTACTATCTAAATTGCCAGTTGGTTCATCTGCTAACATAATGGCCGGATTACTGATAAGAGCCCGTCCGATTGAAACGCGCTGTTGCTGACCACCAGAAAGCTGGTTAGGTAAATGAGTTAATCGATGTTCTAATCCTAATGTTGTGACGATGTTTTTCATTTGCACTGGATCGACTTTATGCTCATCCAGCAGCATTGGGAGAGTAATATTTTCCTCTACTGTTAAAATCGGAATCAAATTGTAAAACTGATAAATAAGTCCGATTTGTCTTCTTCTAAAAATTGCAAGTTGCGTTTCATCCAGGTCATAAATATCTGTTGAATTAATGAAAACCTTCCCGCTTGAAGGTCGATCAACACCTCCAAGAAGATGTAGCAGCGTCGACTTCCCTGAACCTGAAGGACCAATAATCGCAACAAACTCCCCTTTTTTCACTGAAAATGAA carries:
- a CDS encoding FtsX-like permease family protein; translated protein: MNIINKLTIRHLKENKRRTLVTIIGVIISVAMITAVATLGVSFLNLTVRENIAQNGEWHVKYKDVNKEQLKAIEKDHETEKIMLSKDVGYAYLPDSENDSKPYLFIKKYDTTAFKQFPIEVSEGRLPHAENEVVISNEIEKNAKVKYEIGDKLTLDIGTRVSNNQEEGLDQSYGLTIDENGVAEDLKIQSTETFTIVGKIKRPKWEPSWAPGYTIISYIDKSVVSNDEKVDAVVDVKKVKRSLFKHAEELAKQHNINIETISYNTELLRFYGVTKNENLFTTLFTLLGIIMLVIIVGSVALIYNAFAISVSERSRHLGMLSSVGATKKQKRNSVFFEGFIIGAISIPLGLLSGIGGMMVTFAFINAYLHDALNTSVNLEVIVTPASIMVACIVSVVTIFISTFYPAKRASKVSAIDAIRQTQDVKLTQKAVKTSKFVRRLFGIEAEIGLKNLKRNKRRYQATVFSLVISIVLFLAVSFFTDNIKKSLELAQGDVSYDIQVHGSGISIEELRPLRNIDYVTDSTLLNEVNVNAMIDVKMASKEVRDFVKEDNSSLKDGKYPYYATIHALDTDSFQEYANRIGADRDILENVDQPSAIVIEKTSYEDPETGKIIVSKTIFSEVGQMLDLVTMDYEGNGNQEFLNMVKIAGLTDQVPMGVQTASVGGIDLIVTQKTLDKLIGTNKQLKSEVQPYLYMNSSDPIGTQKVLDDALSSNMYAYNVYERRQEQEQMVLLLSVFTYGFITLISLISIANIFNTISTSIALRKREFAMLRSVGMTPKGFNKMINYESIFYGMKALTYGIPISGIIMYLMYLGLRQTFEYGFAIPWMSVAFVIVIMFIIVGLSMLYSIQKIKKENIIDGLKQESI
- a CDS encoding ABC transporter ATP-binding protein, with product MNILQIENLSKVYGKSDTAVKALDNVSFSVKKGEFVAIIGPSGSGKSTLLHLLGGVDRPSSGKVFINSTDIYDLDETQLAIFRRRQIGLIYQFYNLIPILTVEENITLPMLLDEHKVDPVQMKNIVTTLGLEHRLTHLPNQLSGGQQQRVSIGRALISNPAIMLADEPTGNLDSKNSAEIIELLKMFNKTFNQTLIVITHDERIALQADRVISIEDGRVAKDEVIRP